The proteins below are encoded in one region of Tessaracoccus aquimaris:
- a CDS encoding TadE/TadG family type IV pilus assembly protein — translation MTRRPRRTRRDQRGLAISVEAAVVLPAIVLFIGLLISLARLALADQHIGAAAAAGARAASLERSSTRARAAASDAVDAAMQRRGLACDATTVEIDAAQASRPVGQYGVVSVRLTCAVRLSDVTLPFIPGSLDVTAERTSPVDPLRGK, via the coding sequence GTGACACGGCGGCCGAGGCGAACCAGGCGCGACCAACGCGGCCTCGCGATCTCCGTCGAGGCCGCCGTCGTGCTGCCCGCCATCGTGTTGTTCATCGGCCTGCTGATCAGCCTCGCCCGGCTCGCCCTGGCCGACCAGCACATCGGCGCGGCCGCCGCGGCAGGTGCACGCGCCGCCTCCCTGGAGCGCTCGAGCACGCGGGCGCGGGCGGCCGCCTCAGACGCGGTCGACGCGGCCATGCAGCGCCGCGGCCTGGCATGCGACGCCACCACCGTCGAAATCGACGCCGCGCAGGCGTCGCGGCCCGTCGGGCAGTACGGGGTCGTGTCGGTTCGGCTCACCTGCGCCGTTCGGCTCTCGGACGTGACGCTGCCGTTCATCCCTGGCAGCCTCGACGTCACCGCTGAGCGAACCTCGCCCGTGGACCCGCTGCGGGGCAAGTAG
- a CDS encoding aldo/keto reductase, which produces MTTPQRRLGQFTVSAIGYGAMPVSMSDSPVPEREQGIATVHAALDAGITLIDTADIYAPSWDAMGHNEALVGEALAGWSGDREPIVIATKAGITRGAGETWGRNATLDYLRGRVEASLRNLRVDTLDLLYLHRPDRSILYSQAIENLAVLKQEGLVAEIGVSNANVEEIEIAVDVLGESGLAAVQNEFSPRFNHTSKDELEYCGKNRVAFLPWSPLGGTGGGAKRLGERFPAILSVAEAHGVSVQQVTLAWELALGSHVIPIPGASRPESITDSALAMSLALSDDEVAALSSALL; this is translated from the coding sequence ATGACCACACCACAGCGCAGGCTCGGCCAGTTCACCGTCTCCGCGATCGGCTACGGCGCCATGCCCGTGTCCATGAGCGACTCGCCGGTCCCCGAGCGCGAGCAGGGCATCGCGACGGTGCACGCGGCCCTCGACGCGGGCATCACCCTGATCGACACGGCCGACATCTACGCGCCGTCCTGGGACGCCATGGGGCACAACGAGGCGCTTGTCGGCGAGGCGCTTGCGGGCTGGTCAGGCGACAGGGAGCCGATCGTGATCGCCACCAAGGCGGGCATCACACGCGGAGCGGGCGAGACCTGGGGCCGCAACGCCACGCTCGACTACCTCCGCGGCCGCGTCGAGGCCTCGCTGCGGAACCTCCGCGTCGACACCCTCGACCTGCTCTACCTGCACCGTCCCGACCGTTCCATCCTCTACTCGCAGGCGATCGAGAACCTCGCCGTGCTGAAGCAGGAGGGCCTCGTCGCGGAGATCGGCGTCTCCAACGCGAACGTCGAAGAAATCGAGATCGCCGTCGACGTGCTGGGGGAATCGGGCCTCGCCGCAGTGCAGAACGAGTTCTCGCCCAGGTTCAACCACACCTCCAAGGACGAACTGGAGTACTGCGGTAAGAACCGGGTCGCGTTCCTGCCCTGGTCGCCGCTCGGCGGCACCGGCGGCGGCGCGAAGCGGTTGGGGGAGAGGTTCCCGGCGATCCTGAGCGTCGCCGAGGCGCATGGCGTCAGCGTCCAGCAGGTCACCCTTGCCTGGGAGTTGGCGCTCGGAAGCCACGTCATCCCGATCCCCGGCGCGTCCAGGCCGGAGTCGATCACCGACTCGGCGCTGGCCATGTCGCTGGCGCTCTCCGACGACGAGGTCGCGGCCTTGTCGAGCGCGCTCCTGTAA
- a CDS encoding L-threonylcarbamoyladenylate synthase — protein sequence MAQYFDVHPVNPQPRALNQVARILEGGGLIAYPTDLGFAFGCMLGNGEALERIRKIRQLSDKHHFTLVVDEFAKLGQFVEMDNWIFRAVKAATPGPYTFILKATREVPKVMQHPKKRTVGVRIPDHRTTLALLETIGAPLMSSTLLLPGVDEPLTDGWAIKEELDNQIDAVLDSGDAGTELTTVVDLTGDEPVIERLGAGDPTPFE from the coding sequence ATGGCTCAATACTTCGATGTCCATCCCGTCAACCCGCAGCCCCGCGCCCTGAACCAGGTCGCCCGGATCCTGGAGGGCGGCGGACTGATCGCGTACCCGACCGACCTCGGCTTCGCGTTCGGCTGCATGCTCGGCAACGGCGAGGCGCTGGAGAGGATCCGCAAGATCCGCCAGTTGAGCGACAAACACCACTTCACGCTCGTCGTCGACGAGTTCGCCAAGCTCGGCCAGTTCGTCGAGATGGACAACTGGATCTTCCGTGCAGTGAAGGCGGCCACGCCGGGGCCGTACACGTTCATCCTCAAGGCGACCCGCGAGGTGCCGAAGGTGATGCAGCACCCGAAGAAGCGCACGGTCGGCGTCCGGATTCCCGATCACCGCACGACGCTCGCGCTGTTGGAGACCATCGGTGCCCCGCTGATGTCGTCGACGCTGCTTTTGCCCGGCGTCGACGAGCCGCTCACCGACGGGTGGGCCATCAAGGAGGAACTCGACAACCAGATCGACGCGGTCCTCGACTCCGGGGACGCGGGAACCGAGCTGACAACGGTCGTCGACCTGACCGGCGACGAGCCCGTCATCGAGCGGCTCGGCGCTGGCGACCCGACCCCGTTCGAGTAG
- a CDS encoding DUF937 domain-containing protein codes for MSEIQDILNQLPIDQLAQQVGASPDEVESAVRQAVPALLMGMDANVQDPAGADSLLGALGQHSPGLIADGVDVSQIDQADGQKITANIFGSNEDAVVSQLGGAGGGGALIKKLMPILAPIVMAWLANKLMKVDQGQGQPQTQSAGGGGILGDILGQVLGGGSSAPATPTSTTQSGGVFKDQAGPAADSSTPQMQFPDQSQQTQQQESSDPGLGGGILGQILGGLLGGGKR; via the coding sequence ATGTCTGAGATTCAGGACATCCTCAACCAGCTTCCCATCGACCAGCTCGCGCAGCAGGTCGGCGCGAGCCCCGACGAGGTCGAGAGTGCCGTGCGTCAGGCCGTCCCGGCGCTGCTGATGGGCATGGACGCCAACGTCCAGGACCCCGCCGGAGCCGACTCGCTGCTCGGCGCCCTCGGGCAGCACTCCCCCGGCCTCATCGCCGACGGCGTTGACGTCTCGCAGATCGACCAGGCCGACGGCCAGAAGATCACCGCCAACATCTTCGGCTCCAACGAGGACGCTGTCGTCAGCCAGCTCGGCGGCGCGGGCGGCGGCGGCGCGCTCATCAAGAAGCTGATGCCGATCCTGGCCCCCATCGTGATGGCCTGGCTCGCCAATAAGCTCATGAAGGTCGACCAGGGACAGGGCCAGCCGCAGACGCAGTCCGCCGGCGGCGGTGGCATCCTCGGCGACATCCTGGGCCAGGTGCTCGGCGGCGGCTCAAGCGCCCCCGCGACCCCCACCTCGACGACACAGTCGGGCGGCGTGTTCAAGGACCAGGCGGGCCCGGCGGCCGACTCGTCCACTCCCCAGATGCAGTTCCCCGACCAGTCGCAGCAGACCCAGCAGCAGGAGTCGTCCGACCCGGGTCTGGGCGGCGGCATCCTCGGCCAGATCCTCGGCGGCCTGCTCGGCGGCGGAAAGCGCTAG
- a CDS encoding AMP-binding protein: MDDSAVVLFSGGTSSLPKGIELSSANFNALAVSMGAITGFSAGESVLAILPVFHGFGLGLCVHTALTVGAHSILVPEFSAAIYIDNLLKYSPSFIAGVPTLFQALLQHPKFAKVRFDTLRGAYCGGDSLTSSLKHRFDAAMQSQGGTVELMEGYGLTECVTACTVSPADNYREDSIGIPIPGMRLKVVDADTAEDLPPGGEGELCVTGPTLMLGYLNDPEATEVTLRTHRDGLLWLHTGDIGTMDEDGFFYFKGRQKRIIKVSGVSVFPAQVEQVLEAHPGVHRACVIGTPDEYQMTSVKAFVVPGGGQTDTPSSAQTWRLTAAGT; encoded by the coding sequence GTGGACGACAGCGCGGTGGTCCTCTTCAGCGGCGGCACGAGCAGCCTGCCGAAGGGCATCGAGCTGTCGAGCGCCAACTTCAACGCGCTCGCCGTCTCGATGGGTGCCATCACGGGATTCTCGGCAGGCGAGTCGGTCCTGGCGATCCTTCCCGTCTTCCACGGCTTCGGGCTCGGACTCTGCGTCCACACGGCGCTCACGGTCGGGGCCCACTCGATCCTGGTTCCTGAGTTCAGCGCCGCCATCTACATCGACAACCTCCTCAAGTACTCGCCGTCGTTCATCGCGGGAGTGCCGACGCTCTTCCAGGCGTTGCTGCAGCACCCCAAGTTCGCGAAGGTGCGCTTCGACACCCTGCGTGGCGCCTACTGCGGTGGCGACAGCCTGACCAGCAGCCTGAAGCATCGTTTCGACGCCGCCATGCAGTCGCAGGGCGGAACCGTCGAACTGATGGAGGGCTACGGGTTGACCGAGTGCGTCACGGCCTGCACCGTGTCCCCCGCCGACAACTACCGGGAGGACTCGATCGGCATCCCGATCCCCGGCATGCGGCTCAAGGTCGTCGACGCTGACACCGCCGAAGACCTGCCCCCGGGCGGCGAGGGCGAGCTGTGCGTCACCGGTCCCACCCTGATGCTCGGGTACCTGAACGATCCCGAGGCGACAGAGGTGACGCTGCGCACCCACCGGGACGGGTTGCTGTGGCTCCACACCGGAGACATCGGGACGATGGACGAGGACGGCTTCTTCTACTTCAAGGGCCGCCAGAAGCGCATCATCAAGGTCTCCGGCGTCTCGGTCTTCCCCGCGCAGGTCGAGCAGGTGCTCGAGGCACACCCGGGTGTCCACAGGGCGTGCGTGATCGGCACCCCCGACGAGTACCAGATGACCTCCGTCAAGGCCTTCGTCGTACCGGGCGGCGGCCAGACCGACACCCCGAGTTCCGCGCAGACCTGGCGGCTCACTGCCGCAGGCACCTGA
- a CDS encoding tyrosine-protein phosphatase, producing MRNLAWDGYRNARDLGGLPTPASKTGATVFGRVARGPRRELLTETGWQDAQRWGLATVVDLRCAHEIGPRAGDPVVDARASAAVSIVNAPTEDQDNPEFRETCFPILDSPEYWRHNWRILPDLVLGALSAIAAAPTGILVQCSAGRDRTGMISTLLLSNAGVDPADVADDYAESVRAMAGTLTHSPTADRQSTWGPDDVTARSPPYQPMIQGSCAGPSS from the coding sequence ATGCGCAACCTTGCTTGGGACGGTTACCGCAACGCCCGCGACCTCGGAGGGCTACCGACACCGGCGTCGAAGACCGGCGCCACGGTCTTTGGCCGGGTCGCACGCGGACCTCGTCGCGAACTGTTGACCGAGACGGGATGGCAGGACGCCCAGCGCTGGGGCCTCGCCACGGTTGTCGACCTGCGATGTGCCCACGAGATCGGTCCTCGGGCGGGAGATCCTGTCGTCGACGCCAGAGCATCCGCTGCCGTATCCATCGTGAATGCCCCGACCGAGGACCAGGACAACCCGGAGTTTCGCGAGACCTGCTTCCCGATCCTGGACTCGCCTGAGTACTGGCGGCATAACTGGCGAATCCTGCCGGACCTCGTTCTCGGCGCGTTGAGCGCGATCGCCGCAGCCCCCACGGGAATCCTCGTTCAGTGCAGCGCAGGACGTGACCGGACCGGCATGATCAGCACGCTTCTTCTGAGCAATGCGGGTGTCGACCCGGCAGATGTCGCCGACGACTACGCCGAGTCGGTCAGGGCCATGGCAGGCACGCTGACCCACTCCCCAACGGCAGACCGGCAGTCCACCTGGGGGCCGGATGACGTGACCGCAAGATCGCCCCCGTACCAACCGATGATCCAAGGATCCTGCGCTGGTCCGAGTTCATGA
- a CDS encoding PTS sugar transporter subunit IIA, which produces MQVYAPCDGRVIALADVDDPTFSGQLVGPGVGIVPPDGMQTVVAPADGKLLKVDPHAFILLVDGAVGVLVHVGINTVRLEGRLFEVLAEQGQDVTEGTPIVSWDPATLTDPAMDRTVIVVLMDQAPDTITSDVIGADVSTGAALFSN; this is translated from the coding sequence ATGCAGGTTTACGCTCCGTGCGACGGTCGGGTCATCGCCTTGGCAGACGTCGACGACCCGACGTTCTCCGGGCAGTTGGTGGGTCCAGGCGTCGGAATCGTGCCACCCGACGGCATGCAGACCGTGGTCGCGCCGGCCGACGGCAAACTCCTGAAGGTCGACCCGCACGCCTTCATCCTGCTGGTCGACGGCGCGGTCGGGGTGCTCGTGCACGTCGGCATCAACACCGTCCGCCTCGAGGGACGCCTGTTCGAGGTGCTCGCCGAACAGGGCCAGGACGTGACCGAAGGCACGCCCATCGTGTCGTGGGATCCCGCGACGCTGACCGATCCCGCCATGGATCGCACCGTGATCGTCGTCCTGATGGACCAGGCGCCCGACACCATCACCTCTGACGTGATCGGCGCCGACGTGTCGACCGGGGCCGCACTGTTCAGCAACTAG
- a CDS encoding tetratricopeptide repeat protein, with product MTSRIPAGELQPYWGDPATFEATLRARRDESSGPLRDEFTTQVARALGLQGRFDEASAELDSVSSDDPVVAQRVALERGRILNSSGDAEAAVAPFTAAFELGADEFLTVDALHMLAITDRDNSEEWTRRGLRIAMTSHDADVERWQGSLLNNHAWNLADAGRESEALTVFERADEWFAERGTPVQRSRARWAVAHLLRRTGDNAGAREILGALLAQDPGDTAAAAELALLPRS from the coding sequence GTGACCAGCCGGATCCCGGCGGGGGAGTTGCAGCCCTACTGGGGCGATCCCGCGACGTTCGAGGCGACGCTGCGCGCCAGGCGCGACGAGTCGTCGGGGCCGCTGCGCGACGAGTTCACGACCCAGGTGGCCCGCGCCCTCGGGCTGCAGGGACGCTTCGACGAGGCGTCGGCAGAACTCGATTCCGTCTCCTCGGACGATCCGGTGGTTGCTCAGCGGGTGGCGCTCGAGCGGGGCAGGATCCTCAACTCCTCGGGCGACGCGGAGGCGGCGGTCGCCCCGTTCACCGCCGCCTTCGAACTGGGCGCCGACGAGTTCCTTACGGTGGACGCGCTGCACATGCTGGCGATCACCGACCGGGACAACTCGGAGGAGTGGACCCGCCGCGGGCTGCGGATCGCGATGACAAGCCACGACGCCGACGTGGAGAGGTGGCAGGGGAGCCTGCTCAACAACCACGCCTGGAACCTGGCCGACGCGGGCCGCGAGTCGGAGGCTCTGACGGTGTTCGAGCGGGCCGACGAGTGGTTCGCCGAGCGCGGCACCCCGGTACAGCGGTCGCGGGCACGGTGGGCGGTGGCGCACCTGCTGCGCCGCACCGGCGACAACGCGGGCGCCAGGGAGATCCTGGGGGCACTGCTCGCGCAGGACCCCGGTGACACGGCGGCGGCCGCCGAACTGGCCCTCCTGCCGCGTTCCTGA
- a CDS encoding aldo/keto reductase: protein MESRMVGTSDLVVSVVGMGCNNFSRPRTDTETQQGSTAVIRAAVDAGITFFDGADIYGSEPGRSEEFMGVALEGIRDQVVLATKFGHRGVTFPGSDGWGAKGGDRYIRSSVEGSLRRLRTDRIDLLQMHTPDEATPIEETLAALTRLVDEGKVRHIGHSNFDAAQATEAAAVAERDGLARFVSAQNEYSLISRGVESDLLPVAQDLGLGVFPYFPLANGLLTGKYTRGGGGEGRLSKLKPALLDATDWDRLEAYQRICDGAGVTMLEATLQWLLAQRPVSSVIAGATTIAQVAQNAAAGAAPVPAEVIAAVDELFRP, encoded by the coding sequence ATGGAATCTCGCATGGTCGGCACCTCCGATCTCGTCGTCAGCGTCGTGGGCATGGGCTGCAACAACTTCTCTCGGCCGCGCACCGACACGGAGACGCAGCAGGGCAGCACCGCGGTGATCCGCGCCGCCGTCGACGCCGGAATCACCTTCTTCGACGGTGCCGACATCTACGGGTCGGAGCCGGGTCGCAGCGAGGAGTTCATGGGCGTCGCGCTGGAGGGCATCCGCGACCAGGTGGTGCTTGCCACCAAGTTCGGCCATCGGGGCGTCACGTTTCCTGGGTCTGATGGTTGGGGCGCGAAGGGCGGGGACCGCTACATCCGTTCCAGCGTCGAGGGCTCGCTGCGGCGGCTCCGCACGGACCGGATCGACCTGCTCCAGATGCACACCCCGGACGAGGCGACCCCGATCGAGGAGACCCTGGCGGCCCTGACGCGCCTGGTCGACGAGGGGAAGGTGCGCCACATCGGGCACTCCAACTTCGACGCGGCGCAGGCAACGGAGGCCGCGGCCGTCGCCGAGCGGGATGGGCTGGCGCGCTTCGTTTCTGCCCAGAACGAGTACTCGCTGATCTCCCGCGGCGTCGAGTCGGACCTGCTGCCGGTCGCGCAAGACCTTGGGCTCGGCGTCTTCCCGTACTTTCCGCTCGCCAACGGCCTGCTGACGGGCAAGTACACCCGCGGCGGCGGGGGAGAGGGGCGGCTCAGCAAGCTGAAGCCGGCGCTGCTGGACGCCACCGACTGGGATCGGCTCGAGGCGTACCAGCGGATCTGCGACGGTGCTGGCGTCACGATGCTTGAGGCGACTCTCCAGTGGCTGCTTGCTCAGCGGCCCGTCTCCTCGGTGATCGCCGGGGCGACGACCATCGCGCAGGTCGCACAGAACGCGGCAGCGGGCGCGGCACCGGTGCCCGCAGAGGTGATCGCCGCAGTGGACGAGTTGTTCCGGCCGTGA
- a CDS encoding DUF1801 domain-containing protein: MQSVPLPRTSAPALAALRAAGYHDLSALDGVSMPELLALHGVGPRAIRALRLAMTEHGWALADDDPTVGAAPGGVVEGARGTGRNDNATTVTDVSPEAWVESLPTPRQVEQGRAMLKLFGEVTGERPAMWGPSMVGYGHQHYVYESGREGDSMRTGFSPRAANLVLYVISPGVEDLLKRLGPHKRGVSCLYLTRLDRLDQDVLRDLVRNAWES, encoded by the coding sequence ATGCAGTCTGTCCCCCTTCCCCGCACGTCCGCGCCTGCGCTCGCGGCGCTGCGGGCCGCCGGATACCACGACCTCTCGGCACTGGACGGCGTCTCGATGCCGGAGCTTCTGGCGCTGCACGGCGTCGGCCCCCGCGCGATCCGGGCGCTGCGCCTCGCGATGACCGAGCACGGGTGGGCGTTGGCCGACGACGACCCGACTGTCGGCGCCGCACCAGGCGGGGTCGTCGAGGGTGCCCGCGGCACGGGCCGCAACGACAACGCCACCACCGTCACCGACGTCTCACCCGAGGCCTGGGTCGAGTCGCTGCCGACGCCGCGCCAGGTTGAGCAGGGCCGCGCGATGCTGAAACTCTTCGGCGAGGTGACCGGCGAGAGGCCCGCCATGTGGGGGCCGAGCATGGTCGGCTACGGCCACCAGCACTACGTCTACGAGTCGGGCCGGGAGGGCGACTCGATGCGCACCGGCTTCAGCCCGCGCGCGGCAAACCTCGTCCTGTACGTGATCTCGCCCGGCGTCGAGGACCTGCTGAAGCGACTCGGCCCGCACAAGCGTGGCGTCAGTTGCCTCTACCTCACGCGACTCGACCGTCTCGACCAGGACGTTCTGCGCGACCTGGTGCGCAACGCCTGGGAGTCCTAG
- the lpdA gene encoding dihydrolipoyl dehydrogenase, whose amino-acid sequence MSSEFDVVVLGAGPGGYVAAIRAAQLGLKVGIIEKRYWGGVCLNVGCIPTKSLLRNAELAHIFNHEADTFGIEGDVTFNYGKAFSRSRTVSDRMTKGIHFLMKKNKITELDGWGTFIDANTIEVESDSGEKQQVRFTNAIVAAGATTKMLPGTQRSANVVTYEEQILSDAVPGSIIIGGSGAIGTEFAYVLSQFGADVTIVEYLDRMVPTEDAEISAELAKAYKKLGIKVLTSTKVESIEDTGSGVRVTVSPAKGGDQQVLEADRFLSAVGFAPRVEGYGLEKTGVALTERGAVAIDDFMRTNVGNIYAIGDCTGKMMLAHTAEAQGVVAAEAIAGVETHPINYDMIPRATYCQPQVASFGYTEQQAKDKGYEVKVSKFPFAANGKAWGLGEGVGFVKIVADARYNELLGAHMIGPDVTELLPELTLAQAYDLTAEEVGHNIHAHPTLSEAIKEAAEGIGGKMINF is encoded by the coding sequence ATGAGCTCAGAATTTGACGTCGTTGTTCTCGGCGCCGGTCCTGGTGGCTATGTCGCCGCCATCCGCGCCGCCCAACTCGGCCTGAAGGTCGGGATCATCGAGAAGCGGTACTGGGGAGGTGTCTGCCTGAACGTGGGCTGCATCCCGACCAAGTCGCTGCTGCGCAACGCGGAACTGGCCCACATCTTCAACCACGAGGCCGACACCTTCGGCATCGAGGGCGACGTGACCTTCAACTACGGCAAGGCGTTCAGCCGCAGCCGCACCGTCTCGGACCGGATGACCAAGGGCATCCACTTCCTGATGAAGAAGAACAAGATCACCGAACTCGACGGGTGGGGCACATTCATCGATGCCAACACCATCGAGGTCGAGTCCGATTCGGGCGAGAAGCAGCAGGTGCGCTTCACCAACGCGATCGTCGCGGCCGGCGCCACGACCAAGATGCTGCCCGGCACGCAGCGCTCCGCCAACGTCGTCACCTATGAGGAGCAGATCCTCTCCGACGCCGTCCCCGGCTCCATCATCATCGGCGGCTCCGGCGCGATCGGCACCGAGTTCGCCTACGTGCTCAGCCAGTTCGGCGCCGACGTCACCATCGTCGAGTACCTCGATCGGATGGTCCCGACGGAGGACGCCGAGATCTCCGCGGAGCTCGCGAAGGCCTACAAGAAGCTCGGCATCAAGGTGCTGACCTCGACGAAGGTCGAGTCGATCGAGGACACCGGATCGGGCGTGCGCGTCACCGTCAGCCCCGCCAAGGGCGGCGACCAGCAGGTCCTCGAGGCCGACCGGTTCCTGTCCGCCGTCGGCTTCGCGCCGCGCGTCGAGGGCTACGGCCTTGAGAAGACCGGAGTCGCGCTGACCGAGCGCGGCGCCGTCGCCATCGATGACTTCATGCGCACCAACGTCGGCAACATCTACGCGATCGGTGACTGCACCGGCAAGATGATGCTGGCCCACACCGCGGAGGCGCAGGGCGTCGTCGCGGCCGAGGCCATCGCGGGCGTCGAGACGCACCCGATCAACTACGACATGATCCCGCGCGCCACCTACTGCCAGCCGCAGGTCGCCTCGTTCGGCTACACCGAGCAGCAGGCCAAGGACAAGGGCTACGAGGTCAAGGTCTCCAAGTTCCCCTTCGCCGCGAACGGCAAGGCCTGGGGCCTCGGCGAGGGCGTCGGCTTCGTCAAGATCGTCGCCGATGCGCGCTACAACGAACTGCTCGGCGCCCACATGATCGGCCCCGACGTCACCGAACTGCTGCCCGAGCTCACCCTGGCGCAGGCCTACGACCTGACGGCAGAGGAGGTCGGCCACAACATCCACGCGCACCCGACCCTCTCCGAGGCCATCAAGGAGGCCGCCGAGGGCATCGGCGGCAAGATGATCAACTTCTGA
- a CDS encoding helix-turn-helix domain-containing protein — MSATSESIGRMIRDARTSRDWSQKRLAEELGTAQSAVHRIEAGQQNLSLSMINRLAEALEMPLIQTATQGSMNFEIQGPTTLSGEIDVRTSKNAAMAVLCASLLNHGRTVLRGIARIEEVDRINEVLTSIGVKLTWIGEGNDLEIIRPEHLKPDHIDERAARRTRSILMFLGPLLHEFDDFKLPYAGGCDLGARTVHPHMSALSKMGLTVTATDRNYQAKVVRDVSDARQITLIERGDTVTENAIMAAARTPGVTTLRNASGNYMVQDLCFFLERLGVRIDGIGTTTLTIHGVETINTDVEYYISEDPIEAMSLLTAGIVTRSEITVRRCPVEFLDVEFAVLDEMGQVFEFSEEYTSHNGKTRLVDVTVKPSDLHAPLDKIHPMPFPGLNIDNLPFFAVICATATGQSVIYDWVYDNRAIHLSKLSELGANIQLMDAHRLLIIGPTAWRGRQIDSPPALRPAVCVLLAALAARGTTNLMDVYVINRGYEDLPHRLNKLGANINVFWGDPPTDD; from the coding sequence ATGAGTGCTACAAGTGAGTCCATCGGACGGATGATTCGCGACGCCCGCACCTCGCGGGACTGGTCGCAGAAGAGGCTGGCTGAGGAGTTGGGCACTGCCCAGAGCGCGGTGCACCGGATCGAGGCGGGGCAGCAGAACCTGTCCCTCAGCATGATCAACCGCCTCGCCGAGGCCCTCGAGATGCCGCTGATCCAGACGGCCACGCAGGGCAGCATGAACTTCGAGATCCAGGGCCCGACGACCCTCTCCGGCGAGATAGACGTCCGCACGTCCAAGAACGCCGCCATGGCGGTGCTGTGCGCGTCCCTGCTCAACCACGGTCGCACCGTGCTGCGAGGCATCGCCCGCATCGAGGAGGTCGACCGCATCAACGAGGTGCTGACCTCCATCGGCGTGAAGCTGACCTGGATCGGCGAGGGCAACGACCTCGAGATCATCCGGCCCGAGCACCTGAAGCCGGACCACATCGACGAGCGCGCCGCCCGCCGCACGCGCAGCATCCTGATGTTCCTCGGCCCGCTGCTGCACGAGTTCGACGACTTCAAGCTTCCGTACGCCGGCGGCTGCGACCTGGGTGCACGCACCGTCCACCCGCACATGTCGGCGCTGTCGAAGATGGGCCTCACCGTCACGGCCACCGACCGCAACTACCAGGCGAAGGTCGTGCGCGACGTCTCCGACGCCCGCCAGATCACGCTCATCGAGCGCGGCGACACCGTCACCGAGAACGCGATCATGGCGGCCGCCCGCACCCCGGGCGTCACGACGCTCCGCAACGCGTCGGGCAACTACATGGTGCAGGACCTGTGCTTCTTCCTGGAGCGGCTCGGAGTCCGCATCGACGGCATCGGCACCACCACGCTGACCATCCACGGCGTCGAGACCATCAACACCGACGTCGAGTACTACATCTCCGAGGACCCGATCGAGGCGATGAGCCTGCTCACCGCTGGCATCGTCACCCGCTCGGAAATCACCGTGCGGCGCTGCCCCGTCGAGTTCCTCGACGTCGAGTTCGCCGTGCTGGACGAGATGGGCCAGGTGTTCGAGTTCTCCGAGGAGTACACCAGCCACAACGGCAAGACGAGGCTGGTCGACGTGACGGTCAAGCCGTCCGACCTGCACGCGCCGCTCGACAAGATCCACCCGATGCCGTTCCCCGGCCTCAACATCGACAACCTGCCCTTCTTCGCCGTCATCTGCGCGACGGCCACCGGGCAGAGCGTCATCTACGACTGGGTCTACGACAACCGGGCGATCCACCTGTCGAAGCTGTCCGAGCTGGGCGCCAACATCCAGTTGATGGACGCCCACCGGCTGCTGATCATCGGACCGACGGCATGGCGGGGGCGCCAGATCGACTCGCCGCCCGCGCTGCGTCCGGCCGTGTGTGTGCTGCTTGCGGCGCTCGCCGCCCGAGGCACCACCAACCTGATGGACGTCTACGTCATCAACCGCGGCTACGAGGACCTCCCCCATCGCCTGAACAAGCTGGGCGCGAACATCAACGTGTTCTGGGGCGATCCCCCGACCGACGACTGA